Proteins encoded by one window of Pristiophorus japonicus isolate sPriJap1 chromosome 17, sPriJap1.hap1, whole genome shotgun sequence:
- the LOC139228226 gene encoding uncharacterized protein, which translates to MRSRKGKGGQRGEDNSSRADSKEASESAPAPASVSLLWTFLLLVAAGCGFGGWYVQQQLQTIGSLDETIQILQQKLSQLETIQAQVNGLNQKLLITEEYEQRLLNLEVAQSNSELKMNKATAAVAQIQSSDLDNKLAALQSEMSKSLSELKKDLLTKNDLQYVKDSVEVLREVEFARTEQQVANMKSASSKLEESVNSVSASLSSLTSRVTSLEVERQDLQALQQSTEDMNMVKEFMDHSLPSLSNSMITLTKQLNQTTLMVGAIQTQVAEHGKELLGLKETASAQQAEYLSSKEKLENIRELAYRLQTEKVSVEELENVIRSTVADDVSELQNRNSNMDKMVANLQSHITKVESNVTNQSKQLIALDQAFHTLQKSLGKIETNLKSTVEQCLSGEVRTFCETSENCAWPHIREVNFPHRILKDPVIVLSLAEISSVDSVGVTVKTIDVTDSGFKIQINNIGNYNLSTVRVNWMLCA; encoded by the exons ATGAGAAGTCGGAAGGGAAAAGGCGGTCAGCGGGGCGAGGACAACTCTAGCCGAGCTGACAGCAAGGAAGCGTCCGAATCTGCCCCAGCCCCAGCCAGTGTGTCCCTCCTGTGGACTTTCCTCCTGCTGGTTGCCGCCGGCTGCGGGTTTGGCGGCTGGTACGTTCAGCAGCAGCTCCAAACCATCGGCAGCCTGGATGAAACCATCCAAATCCTGCAGCAGAAACTGTCTCAGCTCGAAACGATCCAGGCTCAAGTGAACGGTCTGAACCAGAAG TTGTTGATCACAGAAGAATATGAACAAAGGTTGCTGAATCTCGAGGTTGCTCAGTCTAATTCTGAACTTAAAATGAACAAGGCAACAGCAGCTGTGGCACAGATTCAGTCATCTGACCTGGATAATaagttggctgcacttcagtcagaGATGAGTAAAAGCCTGAGCGAGCTCAAGAAGGACCTGCTCACAAAGAACGACTTGCAGTATGTGAAGGATTCGGTTGAGGTTCTTCGAGAAGTTGAATTTGCAAGGACTGAGCAGCAAGTTGCAAACATGAAGTCTGCAAGTTCAAAACTGGAAGAAAGTGTGAATTCGGTCTCTGCTTCTTTGTCAAGTTTAACAAGTCGAGTTACAAGCCTAGAAGTAGAGAGACAGGACCTTCAAGCTCTTCAACAAAGTACTGAGGACATGAACATGGTCAAAGAGTTCATGGACCATAGTCTTCCCTCCCTCTCCAATAGCATGATTACATTAACAAAACAATTAAATCAGACGACTCTGATGGTTGGTGCTATACAGACACAGGTAGCGGAGCATGGCAAAGAACTACTGGGACTTAAAGAAACCGCATCAGCCCAACAAGCAGAGTACCTCTCCAGTAAAGAAAAGCTGGAAAATATCAG GGAACTGGCCTATCGATTACAAACAGAGAAGGTCTCTGTGGAAGAACTGGAGAATGTTATTCGAAGCACTGTAGCTGATGATGTCAGTGAGCTGCAAAACAGAAATAGTAATATGGATAAAATGGTAGCCAATCTGCAGAGTCACATCACAAAG GTTGAAAGTAATGTGACCAATCAAAGTAAACAGCTAATAGCCTTGGATCAAGCATTTCATACTCTCCAAAAAAGCTTGGGAAAAATTGAAACAAATCTCAAGAGCACCGTAGAGCAGT GTCTCTCAGGAGAAGTAAGAACTTTCTGTGAAACTTCAGAGAACTGTGCTTGGCCACACATTCGGGAAGTGAACTTTCCTCATCGCATATTGAAGGATCCAGTGATTGTGCTGAGTTTGGCTGAAATCAGCTCCGTTGATTCAGTCGGAGTAACAGTAAAAACTATTGATGTTACGGACTCTGGTTTTAAGATCCAAATTAATAATATTGGTAATTATAATCTGTCAACTGTGAGAGTAAACTGGATGCTATGTGCATAG